In Microbacterium sp. ABRD28, the genomic stretch CGGCGTCCGCGATGTCGGCGATGATCGCATGGCCCCGCGCTCCGGCATCCGCGATCTGCTCCAGGATGTGTGCGGCATCCTCCGTCTCGTCGGGGAGGTGCACGATCGCGACATCGGCGCCCTCGCGGGCGAACGCGATCGCGACGGCGCCGCCGATCCCCGAGTCGCCGCCGGTGACCAGGGCCTTCCGGCCTGCAAGGCGCCCGGTGCCGCGGTAGGTCTCTTCACCCAGGTCGGGAACCGGCTGCATCCGCGCCTGCACCCCCGGCTCGGGCTGGTGCTGCAGCGGTGGCTCGACGCGGGAATAGCGCTTCACCGGGTCGTCGAAGGTGTACTGGTCCCGAGTGCTCATGCGGTCACGATATGTGGCACGAATGGATCCGGGCCGGGCTTGCGGAGCAGGCACTTTTCCGTCAGAGTGCGGGGCGCTCGTCGGCGGCCGCGCGTCACCGCGTCTGTGCCCTCCTCCGAAGGTCAGCGACTGAGCACGTCGATCTGCTCCCGCACGACCCGCGCCACCTCGACAGCGTTCGGAAGATCGGAGTGGACGCAGACGGTGTCGGGGGTGATCGTCCGAACCGCCCCCGACACCGTCGTGAAGATGCCTGACTCGACGGCATCGCGGGTGCGACGCCGCGCGACCTCGGGGTGGGTCGGCTTGGCGCGACGCTCGAGGACCAACCGCCCCTCGTCGTCGTAGTCGAGATCGACGTAGAACTCCGAGAAGAAGCGGACGCCGCTCTCGGCGGCGACGCTCTCGTGGGCGGTGCCGGCCAGGCCGTACACGCCCACCCCGTACTGCCGGGCGACCTCGCACACCCCGCGCATGAGGGCGGGATCCGCCATGGTCATCCCGAACAGCGCTCCGTGCGGCTTGATGTGATGAAGCTCGCCGTCACTCGCCTCGATGAAGGCCACCAGCGCGCCCACCTGGTAGCGGACGAGGTCGCGGACCTCGTCTTCGTCGAGCGCCATCGCCCGGCGGCCGAACCCGACGAGATCCGGAAGCCCCGGATGCGCGCCGATCGTCACCCCCCGTGCCATCGCAGCCCGAACGACCCGCTGCATCTCCCCGGGGTCACCCGCGTGCATTCCGCACGCGACGTTCACCGAGTCGACGATCTCGAGCAGAGCGTCGTCGTTGCCGAACGAATGCAGTCCCACCGCCTCGCCGAGGTCGGCATTCAGTGCGACGCGGCTCATACGTCCGAGACCGCCGCCCGCGGTGCGCGGCGGGCCCCGAGGGTCGCCTCGACGGCGGCCGCGATCCCGATCAGCGGACGCTCGGCGTAGGGCGGTGCCATGATCTCCAGCCCCACCGGCAGGTCGCCCGTGGTGTGACCGGCGGGCACGGTGATCGCGGGGAAGAGCAGCTGGGACGCGATGACGGTATTGGTGGGGTAGGTCAGGCACGTCCAACGGTCGCCGAGGACGTCGGCGTGGGTGGGGGCGGGGAGCTTGGCGTCGGGGAAGACGACGGCGTCGAGGTCGTGCTCGGCCATGACCCCGAGCACCTGGCGCTGGAATGCCGGCTGCGCCAGCACTCGCTGCAGGTACTCCTCATCGTCGGTGGGGTCGAGCGGGCCTGCGACGATCGCTTCGAGCAGGTCGAGCTTCTCGTGATAGTCGCCGCTGTCGACGATCGCCTGCATCGAGGCGACCGGCAGGGACGGACGGGCCTGGACGAAGGTGTTCATGTCGGCCTGCGACCGCGTCGTGTACAGCGACGTGAAGCCCACCTGTTCGTCGAGGCGGTCGATCTCGATGTCGATCAGCTCCGCACCGCCGGCCCGCAGTTCGGCCAGTGCCTTCTCGATCACCTCCAGCGCCGCTGCCCCATCGGGGTCGGTCGTATCGGGGAAGGCCTGGCGGAGGACGCCCAGCCGCGTGCCCGCGAACGTCCCCTCGGCTGCGGCGTCGGCGTACGTGCTCCCGCCCCCGTCGACGACCACCGCGCCGGTGTAGGAGTCTTCGGGGTCGTACCCGACCATCACATCCAGCAGAGCCGCGGCGTCTGCGACCGTCCGCGTCATCGGCCCCGAGGTGTCTTGCGGCGATACCAGCGACGACATCCCGGCCCGGCTGATCAGGCCCGGGGTCACCCGCACCCCCACCAGACCGCAGAACGACGCGGGCAGCCGGATGGAGCCGCCGGTGTCCTCGCCGATCCCGACGAGGGCGAGGTTCGCGGCGACCGCCGTGGCGGTGCCGCTGCTCGATCCGCCCGGATCGCGGGAGAGATCGTACGGGTTCTTCGTGATGCCGCTGCGCGACGAGGTCGAGAACCACGAGGTCGCGAAGTCGGGAAGGGTCGTCTTCGCCAGGATGATCGCCCCGGCATCGCGCAGCCGTGCGATCGCGGTCGCGTCCTTCTCAGGCAGGTAGTCGGCGGCGAGGATGTTGCCGAAGGACGTGGGGATGTCGGCGGTCTCGATCTGATCCTTCACGGCGACGGGCACCCCGTGGAGGGGGCCGACGAGCTCTCCAGTGCGGGCGAGTTCCGCATCCAGCCGATCGGCCTGTGCCAGGGCGTCCTGCGCCACGGAGATGACCGAGTTCAGAGCCGGTCCCGACCGGTCGAGCGCATCGATGCGATCGAGATAGGCCTGGACCAGCTCGCGCGCCGTGAACGTGCCGCGGCGGTAGGCGTCGTGAACGTCGGCGATGGTGAGTTCTTCGATGCGGGTGACGGGCATGGTTCCTCCTCGGTAGGGGTCAGGATGCCGGACGAGTCCGGCGCGGGAGCCGCACGGTGGCCAGCGCGGCGATGATGATGAGGCCTTTGATGATGTTCTGGTAGTACGGGTCGACGTCGAGCAGGTTGAAGCCGTTCTGCAGAGTCGCCAGGATGCCGACTCCCACGGCCGTGCGCCACACCGCGCCGCGACCGCCGGCCAGCGAGGTGCCGCCCACGATCACGACGGTCAGCACGTCGAAGACGAGGTTGGCGCCCATGCTCGCCTGCGCCGAGCTCAACTGCGAGGCGCTGACGACACCGGCGAGGCCGGCGCACACGCCCGACACCGTGTAGGCCGAGCCCACGACCAGCGAGGTGCGGATGCCCGAAAGGCGGCTCGCCTCGAGGTTGCCGCCCACGGCGTAGATGCTCTGTCCGTAGGCGGTGTAGGCGAGCACGAGTCCGCCGACGACCATCAGGACGATCGCGAGCATGCCGGAGTACGGGATGCCGGCGAGTCGACCTGCGCCGA encodes the following:
- a CDS encoding 5-oxoprolinase subunit PxpA, giving the protein MSRVALNADLGEAVGLHSFGNDDALLEIVDSVNVACGMHAGDPGEMQRVVRAAMARGVTIGAHPGLPDLVGFGRRAMALDEDEVRDLVRYQVGALVAFIEASDGELHHIKPHGALFGMTMADPALMRGVCEVARQYGVGVYGLAGTAHESVAAESGVRFFSEFYVDLDYDDEGRLVLERRAKPTHPEVARRRTRDAVESGIFTTVSGAVRTITPDTVCVHSDLPNAVEVARVVREQIDVLSR
- a CDS encoding amidase; this encodes MPVTRIEELTIADVHDAYRRGTFTARELVQAYLDRIDALDRSGPALNSVISVAQDALAQADRLDAELARTGELVGPLHGVPVAVKDQIETADIPTSFGNILAADYLPEKDATAIARLRDAGAIILAKTTLPDFATSWFSTSSRSGITKNPYDLSRDPGGSSSGTATAVAANLALVGIGEDTGGSIRLPASFCGLVGVRVTPGLISRAGMSSLVSPQDTSGPMTRTVADAAALLDVMVGYDPEDSYTGAVVVDGGGSTYADAAAEGTFAGTRLGVLRQAFPDTTDPDGAAALEVIEKALAELRAGGAELIDIEIDRLDEQVGFTSLYTTRSQADMNTFVQARPSLPVASMQAIVDSGDYHEKLDLLEAIVAGPLDPTDDEEYLQRVLAQPAFQRQVLGVMAEHDLDAVVFPDAKLPAPTHADVLGDRWTCLTYPTNTVIASQLLFPAITVPAGHTTGDLPVGLEIMAPPYAERPLIGIAAAVEATLGARRAPRAAVSDV
- a CDS encoding ABC transporter permease; its protein translation is MTLAPSRTPGSATPTPADVRARLRSSGVVIALVALVAIVAIAEPAFLAPGNLMNVLSQWAPVAIMGVGMTYVVITGGFDLSVGAIFALGAVVAAGLGQTQAPLVAFSVAVLVGALAGALNGVVVTVLRVNPFIATLGSSLVLGGVALVLTGNRPFVVGFADFGILGAGRLAGIPYSGMLAIVLMVVGGLVLAYTAYGQSIYAVGGNLEASRLSGIRTSLVVGSAYTVSGVCAGLAGVVSASQLSSAQASMGANLVFDVLTVVIVGGTSLAGGRGAVWRTAVGVGILATLQNGFNLLDVDPYYQNIIKGLIIIAALATVRLPRRTRPAS